One window of the Candidatus Aminicenantes bacterium genome contains the following:
- a CDS encoding biopolymer transporter ExbD: VLLIIFMVTAPMMQTGITVKLPTAESRNNPSPEGLVLTLTKDRYVYINDQIVNLYFLDSRLKSYFYNREKKVVFLKADKSLTYGYIIEVMDIVKNAGVDTVGMIVEPKPRQ, encoded by the coding sequence GTGCTGCTGATCATCTTCATGGTCACGGCCCCGATGATGCAGACGGGGATCACCGTCAAGCTGCCCACGGCCGAAAGCCGCAACAATCCGAGCCCGGAAGGCCTGGTCCTGACCCTGACCAAGGACCGCTACGTGTACATCAACGACCAGATCGTCAACCTGTATTTCCTGGACTCGCGCCTGAAAAGCTATTTTTACAACCGTGAAAAAAAGGTTGTTTTTCTCAAAGCCGACAAGAGCCTGACCTACGGGTATATCATCGAAGTGATGGATATCGTCAAGAACGCCGGCGTCGATACGGTCGGCATGATCGTCGAGCCCAAGCC